A window from Mycolicibacterium tokaiense encodes these proteins:
- a CDS encoding ABC transporter ATP-binding protein, translating to MTTPVFETRSITKSFGGLTAVDQVSLAVQDGQIFGIAGPNGAGKTTLFDLVTGLVRIDSGEVRLRGETITHASVNQICHRGIARTFQHPSVFDTQTVLANAVVGAQFGSGRGWWHALRKDRAALDAAWAELDFVGLADHARSAAGPLPVFDKKRLMIASALATSPVMLFLDEPFGGLTLQEIDALMELLTRIRQRGVTIVLIEHVMRALMTLSDRVLILNQGKVLFEGSPREVMAHEDVVRVYLGESVTRAGDSGDE from the coding sequence ATGACGACGCCGGTCTTCGAAACCCGCTCGATCACCAAGTCTTTCGGTGGCCTGACCGCCGTCGACCAGGTGTCCCTGGCCGTGCAGGACGGGCAGATCTTCGGCATCGCCGGGCCCAACGGCGCCGGGAAGACCACGTTGTTCGATCTGGTGACCGGACTGGTGCGCATCGATTCCGGAGAGGTCAGACTTCGCGGCGAAACGATCACGCACGCCAGCGTCAATCAGATCTGTCACCGCGGCATCGCACGGACGTTCCAGCATCCTTCGGTCTTCGACACCCAGACTGTGCTGGCCAACGCGGTGGTCGGTGCCCAGTTCGGTTCGGGGCGCGGCTGGTGGCACGCCCTGCGCAAAGACCGGGCCGCTCTCGACGCCGCCTGGGCCGAACTGGATTTCGTCGGCCTGGCCGACCACGCCCGTTCCGCGGCGGGCCCACTGCCGGTGTTCGACAAGAAGCGGCTCATGATCGCCTCGGCGTTGGCCACCTCCCCGGTGATGCTGTTCCTCGACGAACCGTTCGGCGGCCTGACCCTGCAGGAGATCGACGCGCTGATGGAGCTGCTCACCCGGATCAGGCAACGCGGTGTCACGATCGTGCTCATCGAACACGTCATGCGGGCACTGATGACTCTCTCCGACCGCGTATTGATCCTCAACCAGGGCAAGGTCCTGTTCGAGGGTAGCCCGCGGGAAGTGATGGCCCACGAGGACGTGGTGCGGGTGTATCTCGGCGAATCGGTGACTAGGGCAGGGGATTCCGGTGACGAATGA
- a CDS encoding ABC transporter ATP-binding protein → MTNETLLDITGVSAGYESAPVLHDVDLRVSRGQFSVVIGPNGHGKTTLLRAISGLVTPRTGTVSFDGQDITGWIPERIAGRGLVHIPQGDLLFPDMTVLENLTLGSFLCKDGRAGRARRLAEVHEVFPRLAERSAQRARTLSGGERRMLALGRGLMADANILMIDEPSLGLAPVLVDEVYAQIARIHQTGMTILLVEENFSRIKDLADHLTLMENGAVRAAGTVAHVLSDPAVAATYLGVDS, encoded by the coding sequence GTGACGAATGAGACCCTGCTCGACATCACCGGTGTGTCGGCCGGCTACGAGTCCGCCCCCGTCCTGCACGACGTCGATCTCCGGGTGAGCCGAGGTCAGTTCTCCGTGGTGATCGGGCCCAACGGCCACGGCAAGACCACGCTTCTGCGCGCCATCAGCGGTCTGGTCACTCCGCGCACCGGCACCGTCTCCTTCGACGGGCAGGACATCACCGGCTGGATACCGGAACGTATCGCCGGGCGAGGCCTGGTGCACATCCCACAGGGCGATCTGCTGTTCCCGGACATGACGGTGTTGGAGAATCTGACCCTCGGCAGCTTCCTGTGCAAGGACGGCCGGGCCGGGCGGGCACGCCGACTCGCCGAGGTGCACGAGGTCTTCCCGAGACTGGCCGAGCGGTCTGCACAGCGCGCCCGCACCCTGTCCGGCGGGGAGCGGCGGATGCTCGCCCTCGGCCGGGGGCTGATGGCCGACGCGAACATCCTGATGATCGACGAGCCCAGTCTCGGCCTGGCGCCGGTGCTCGTCGACGAGGTGTATGCCCAGATCGCACGCATCCATCAGACCGGCATGACGATCCTGCTGGTCGAGGAGAATTTCTCACGCATCAAGGATCTCGCCGACCACCTCACCCTGATGGAGAACGGCGCCGTGCGCGCTGCGGGCACCGTGGCCCACGTGCTCAGCGATCCCGCCGTCGCGGCGACCTACCTGGGGGTGGACTCGTGA
- a CDS encoding branched-chain amino acid ABC transporter permease, translated as MSTQTAPPIPSRALRNWSARDMGWPRPRWIACVAALLLAVVLPFVVPDRSWLSVAILGAVWLTLNQSWNLVLGFSGVWNFGQLAIYAIGAYVAALLSLHTDTPAVLSILVGGAAATAVSILLSLPALRLRGIYVALMTFGFGEVIRLLIIADGTGLTGGTYGLSGFSGFGLDHLDSLSRDRAHYWIAMAVAIVTGLVIFAIMRSPLGSALIALRDNPSLAAARGVSPRVMQMVAFGVSGFFAGVAGALYAFAFGVVAPTLMGLAPMTLLVTMLVVGGLGRVTGPVVGTVIIAFVQARLQSWPDARLIILGLILLVMVVAVPKGIVPLVSKYRQRIDQWVEEDEMDDDDIRLRATR; from the coding sequence GTGAGCACACAGACAGCACCGCCGATACCCTCGCGCGCCCTGCGCAACTGGTCCGCGCGCGACATGGGATGGCCACGCCCCCGCTGGATCGCGTGCGTAGCCGCGTTGCTGCTCGCGGTCGTCCTTCCCTTTGTGGTCCCCGACCGCAGCTGGCTCAGCGTGGCAATCCTGGGCGCGGTCTGGCTGACGCTGAACCAGAGCTGGAACCTGGTCCTCGGATTCTCCGGCGTGTGGAACTTCGGCCAGCTGGCCATCTACGCGATCGGCGCGTACGTCGCCGCGCTGCTCAGCCTGCACACCGATACGCCCGCAGTGCTGTCGATCCTGGTGGGCGGCGCTGCCGCCACCGCGGTGTCGATTCTGCTGTCCTTGCCCGCACTTCGGCTACGCGGTATCTACGTCGCCTTGATGACCTTCGGCTTCGGCGAGGTCATCCGGTTGCTGATCATCGCCGACGGCACCGGGCTGACCGGCGGAACCTACGGACTGTCCGGATTCAGCGGCTTCGGTCTCGACCACCTGGATTCACTGTCTCGCGACCGCGCGCACTACTGGATCGCCATGGCCGTCGCCATCGTCACCGGTCTGGTCATCTTCGCGATCATGCGCTCCCCACTGGGCTCCGCGCTGATCGCGTTGCGCGACAATCCTTCCCTGGCAGCCGCGCGGGGGGTCAGTCCCCGGGTCATGCAGATGGTGGCGTTCGGAGTATCCGGGTTTTTCGCCGGTGTGGCCGGCGCGTTGTACGCGTTCGCCTTCGGTGTGGTGGCGCCGACGCTGATGGGACTTGCGCCGATGACCTTGCTGGTGACGATGCTGGTGGTCGGCGGCCTCGGCAGAGTCACCGGTCCGGTGGTGGGCACGGTCATCATTGCCTTTGTGCAGGCGCGGCTGCAGAGTTGGCCGGACGCCCGCCTGATCATCCTGGGTCTCATCCTGCTGGTGATGGTGGTGGCGGTGCCTAAGGGTATCGTCCCGCTGGTCAGCAAGTATCGCCAGCGCATCGACCAGTGGGTGGAAGAGGACGAGATGGATGACGACGACATTCGGTTGCGCGCGACACGGTGA
- a CDS encoding branched-chain amino acid ABC transporter permease — MNLALQTLVSTIVQGSILALITIGMSLVYGTLRVLNMAQGVMVMVGGMAAYVFVAEWGLPVWASLLFAAVVAFALGVLTFYSAVRPLVGRLGIDFEMTAFISTFAIATIVQSIVLAMFGPRQKPFPELVSGRVDLVAGVSITYHSILMAVVAVTVLVALGAFLARSRYGLAITAVAQNIDAARLMGIPASAVYVLTIGIAAALAGIAGVLLAPVYFVYPNAGDLPLLQAMIVAIFAGLGSIRGTIIAAYIIGFVQAAVSIYWSSTFALPVLYAFILVVLLVRPWGIDGKPQEARL; from the coding sequence GTGAACCTCGCTCTGCAGACCCTGGTGAGCACCATCGTCCAGGGCTCCATCCTGGCGCTCATCACCATCGGGATGAGCCTGGTGTACGGCACGTTGCGGGTGCTGAACATGGCCCAGGGTGTGATGGTCATGGTGGGTGGGATGGCCGCGTATGTGTTTGTCGCAGAATGGGGATTGCCGGTCTGGGCCTCGCTGTTGTTCGCGGCTGTGGTGGCATTCGCGCTGGGTGTGCTCACCTTCTACAGCGCGGTGCGGCCTCTGGTGGGCCGGCTGGGCATCGACTTCGAGATGACGGCGTTCATCTCGACGTTTGCGATCGCCACGATCGTCCAGAGCATCGTGCTCGCGATGTTCGGGCCCCGCCAGAAGCCGTTTCCCGAATTGGTCTCCGGCAGAGTCGATCTTGTCGCCGGGGTGTCCATCACCTACCACTCGATCCTGATGGCTGTTGTGGCGGTGACCGTGCTGGTGGCCCTCGGCGCCTTCCTGGCCCGGTCGCGCTACGGCCTGGCCATCACCGCGGTGGCACAGAACATCGACGCTGCGCGTCTGATGGGCATCCCGGCGTCCGCGGTGTACGTGCTCACGATCGGTATCGCGGCCGCCCTTGCGGGCATCGCCGGGGTACTGCTGGCGCCGGTGTACTTCGTCTACCCCAACGCCGGCGACCTGCCGCTGCTGCAGGCGATGATCGTGGCGATCTTCGCCGGGCTCGGCAGCATCCGCGGCACCATCATCGCGGCGTACATCATCGGGTTCGTTCAGGCCGCGGTGTCCATCTACTGGAGCTCGACGTTCGCCCTGCCGGTGCTGTACGCGTTCATCCTCGTCGTTCTCCTGGTGCGTCCCTGGGGAATCGACGGCAAGCCCCAGGAGGCCAGGCTGTGA
- a CDS encoding ABC transporter substrate-binding protein, with amino-acid sequence MPDTPPPARPRGVSRRNFVNGLGIAGLGGVVVGGGAAWAAKPAGSGIGGTAAAGDPIKIGSVAPLTGPYSGDGQEMVRGAEMAIDDINGAGGVAGRPVELVTADISDQAPENFIQAAQRLVSQERVSAVFSGYTTTTSAEYQIYGDAGVPMLHANTLQSNTDFVVDNGITSIYQVCPTEIWYAAGFLQLMRQWIESGTWTPSSNTAAVIASNDSYSISIATVFQEGLREMGWDITFYDEVTAPNADWGPQLARIRANPPGLIFITDYLAGDLASFATQFAGAPTPSLLYQQYGPSVPEYLDLAKGAANGVLWSTTIGTLPDDIGTSFRERYQSKYGAPAGLSQSGAQYDAVRLWARAAAQAGNPDDFDRVNQFLAATVFRGVVGTYAFDPTELTAVPYPDKVNDPSLGMPHLTYQIQDGKQVLLSPDPYTQGQFALPPWMAGR; translated from the coding sequence ATGCCGGATACCCCACCCCCAGCCAGACCCCGCGGAGTTTCTCGCCGCAACTTCGTCAACGGTCTCGGCATCGCCGGGCTCGGGGGCGTCGTGGTGGGCGGCGGGGCCGCCTGGGCGGCCAAGCCGGCCGGTTCGGGTATCGGTGGCACCGCAGCGGCGGGCGATCCCATCAAGATCGGCAGCGTCGCACCGCTGACCGGACCCTACTCCGGGGACGGGCAGGAGATGGTGCGCGGTGCGGAGATGGCGATCGACGACATCAACGGCGCGGGCGGTGTCGCCGGGAGGCCCGTCGAGCTGGTGACCGCCGACATCAGCGACCAAGCGCCCGAGAACTTCATCCAGGCGGCACAACGGCTCGTATCGCAGGAGCGGGTGTCCGCGGTGTTCAGCGGCTACACCACCACCACGTCCGCGGAGTACCAGATCTACGGTGATGCCGGGGTGCCGATGCTGCACGCCAACACTCTGCAGTCGAACACCGATTTTGTGGTCGACAACGGCATCACCAGCATCTACCAGGTGTGCCCGACCGAGATCTGGTATGCCGCCGGCTTCCTGCAGCTGATGCGCCAGTGGATCGAATCAGGTACCTGGACGCCCAGCTCCAACACCGCGGCCGTGATCGCCAGCAACGACTCCTACAGCATCTCCATCGCCACCGTGTTCCAAGAGGGTCTGCGCGAAATGGGCTGGGACATCACCTTCTACGACGAGGTGACCGCGCCCAACGCAGACTGGGGGCCCCAGTTGGCCCGCATCAGGGCCAACCCGCCGGGCCTCATCTTCATCACCGACTACCTCGCGGGTGACCTCGCCAGCTTCGCCACCCAATTTGCCGGCGCCCCAACACCTTCACTGCTGTACCAGCAGTACGGGCCGAGTGTCCCAGAGTATCTGGACCTGGCGAAAGGCGCCGCCAACGGCGTGCTGTGGTCCACGACCATCGGCACGCTACCCGACGACATCGGCACCAGCTTCCGGGAGCGCTATCAGAGCAAGTACGGCGCCCCGGCCGGGCTCAGCCAATCCGGCGCACAGTATGACGCCGTGCGACTCTGGGCCCGGGCGGCCGCCCAGGCGGGGAACCCTGACGACTTCGACCGGGTGAACCAGTTTCTCGCAGCCACGGTGTTCCGCGGTGTGGTGGGCACCTACGCCTTCGACCCGACAGAACTGACGGCAGTGCCGTACCCGGACAAGGTCAACGATCCCAGCCTGGGAATGCCACATCTGACGTATCAGATCCAAGACGGCAAGCAGGTGCTGTTGTCCCCCGATCCCTACACCCAGGGCCAGTTTGCACTCCCGCCGTGGATGGCCGGTCGATGA